Within Macaca nemestrina isolate mMacNem1 chromosome X, mMacNem.hap1, whole genome shotgun sequence, the genomic segment tcacctgaggtcaggagtttgagaccagcctggccaacatggtgaaaccctgtctctactaaaaatacaaaaattagccgggtatggtggcgcacacctgggatcccagctactcgggaggctgaggcaggagaatcgcttgaacccggaaggcagaggttgcagtgagccaagatcacgccattgcactccagtctgggcaatggagcaagactccatcttaaaaacaacaaaaaatgtatgaGTTGGATGAGTTTgattttttgctttctgtttctgcctAAAGATAAACCAATTTAGCATATGTTGATATTAAGATGTCTgtcatattttgaatattagccTGTTGATTTACAGTCTTCCACATAAGACTGATGCCTGAAGCTCAATTTTTGGTTAACTGCTTCTGTTAATTACACACCTTTTCCTACTTTCCTCTAATCCAAGTCTGTTTAGTCAtttgaaatatcagttttcacCTGTTACTATCACTAGCTATGTTTGCTGTATTTCACAAATACATTTCTAAAACAATCCATTTAATTAGAATTGGACATTAATAGTGAGATGTCATTCTCCGTAACAACTAAGATTTTAAGTAGAAATTATTTCACTAATTCATCTTTCATTTCTTAAAGTGTTCAAGGCTAAAATTTGGAGTTAATTTTCATTCTAAGAGGCAAATATTAATTATACTAATGAGTTcggatgtttttatttctttttcctcccaaTGACCTATTCTTAATGAACATGGTATTATTAAGAGAAATTCCAGTGAATCATCTCCTGTATTTTTCCACATGCATAAATTATATCCCCTAAGGAGAGCCTCTTAAACAGACAAATGAACCTAATAGTCTCAACAATGATTTAAAAACTGGTCCTcaattttgttcattcattcctgATCTGGTGGAGCTGTGGTCCTTTACTTGGTTTTAACACAATATTCAACAAATTTGTTGTTATAGTTGATAATATCTACTCATTCTTTTACCTGCCTTAAAAAGTGTAATAAAAGTATACAgagtataaaatacatacaagtataaaatacatacaagtataaaaaaatataatacatttaatttacaTGCATCAGTCTCTATGATGACAAGTatgatttcttagaaactgatgcatacattttcactgttttttttcattatatatcaGTTTTAATGGATACTCCACAGAAATTGGAATCATTTTGAGTTTCTTGAAGAGCTTTGATAATTATATTCTCAAAATTAAGGAACCTagataaagttaaaatatttacattttgcttGGGCATACATTCATATTTCTGTTAATATATAATTGCTACATTATTAAtaagtgaaatatttattataatgaaaCACTTCCACGAATTTAGTGAATTGTAATTCTTATCTCTTCCTCTGAAGTATTATACTTAGAAATACTGTATCTTcagttactgatttgtgtacagaGGGGGAACCTGGCTGGATAGCATTATTATTTGATATATGCCATATAACCTTCTGTTTGGGGAATATAAAATCCCTCAAATTGGAAATGTTCATGACTACCAATGGAATAAAGCCGGCTGTTTTTGTTTGGGGTCCAgagcataaaaaaagaaaaggaaaaatgcagCTTCCCAACAGACCACTACCAAACCACCGTAACAGACAGTCTGCTGGAAGAGAACTGATCAGGCCATTATGTCACTGGACAACAGGACAATCATCTGAGTTGGAATGCTGAATCACGGCAACTCCAGGacatctgggattttttttttaacctcacaTTAGATACAATCTATGGCATATTATTACATTTAGTTCATTtgtaatttacaattttttttttttttttttttaggctggagtgcagtggccggatctcagctcactgcaagctcctcctctcgggttcacgccattctcctgcctcagcctcccgagtagctgggactacaggcacccgccacttcgcccagctagttttttgtattttttagtagagacggggtttcaccgtattagccaggatggtctcgatctcctgacctcatgatccgcccatctcggcctcccaaagtgctgggattacaggcttgagccaccgcgcccggccgtaattTACAATTTTTGATGACTAAAATTGGAAAAGTATTAGTACATTCCTACTGGCTTTACATATTAGTATTGGGCTGTCACCATTACccagattatttaaaatgtaaattttctttaCTCACTAGATTGGAAGCTCCTTAAGGGCAAAGGCTACTTCTGTATTATTCATCTTCATGCCATGTCACTTGGAAtctagtagatactcaataaatacctgttgaGCTGAACTGATCTTGTCTGAGTAAAAGTGAGTTCAATACACAAGTTGCTAGATTGTAGGTTGGTTTGACACAAACTTAATTTTGaaactaaaaatgaatgaaagacacACTGCCTGAGAGAAGCAGGCTCTCTATTCCTGTATTCTTATTCTCAGGAATATGGGTAAACTAAGTTTCCATTAAGCATGGTATCTAAAGATGCTGACATATCTGCTAGTTTAATCTCTTTGAATTGCCTTTCATGCATGACCTAATGTTTAGAAAATGACCAAGATCACACAGGTAGAGTGACATCCCGGATTAACAGTGATGAGCAGAGGCCTCAGACTCAGGGGAAGCAGAGAACATACATATTTAGTCCATATCACCAAGGCAACACAGTGTACCTCAGCACAGTAGAAAAACAAGCACAGATGTTGAtgttgaatatttaaaaagtgttcCTTACACCCACTGTAACAGTGGTTAGACACAAAGATGAATTATTTCAAAAACCAAGCTATtaaaagtttttacttttctaatatgtgtatgtgtgtgctttgTTTTTCATTGCTAATACTCCATAGGCAATCTTGGTCAAATAACATTATCTTAGCACCAAAAATAAAGGGTCAAAGTTTGATTTTGACATAAATGACTTATATATTCCTTTTAAGAACATAAGGAGCTACAGGCCTCAAATAGGGTGCCTCCTCCCCCAAATAGGGAGACATCTGAATTTGAAGCCAGTAAGTCAGCAAAAAATGAAACTATCTGTTGAAGAAACCTCCCTGGGAGATGACTTAATGAGTTCCTGATGAGACTATTTATACTTTTATGGATCAGGAATAAATAATATGGTAAGCTGCAGAATAAAACTGTCATAACAAAAGGAAAAGTACATGGAACTTGGAAAGGatataggaaataaaatatcAGGGCACCTCTACGGGCTAGGAAAGAGACGAGATTTTGGCAGAGATAAGCATTCTAATTAATGATGAAGCAGGAAAAATTCTCCAAGTTTTACCTCAGCACAACTGAAATATTACCCCAATTTATCAATCTTCCTTTGCTCATACTTATGTTTACCAAGTAACTTCCTGTTTCCTAATTGCTTACCATAGGCAGACCTATCACTAtgaattaatacatttatattctaaCTGAGGAATCTCCAAGTCTTACAAGTTTCATCAGTGGGAAATGGTTTCTCAAGCTGAGGGTCAGACCCTGGATCTATGTCCACCTATGTTACATCCTGGGAGATCCAGCTGGAACAGCCAGCCAAAtgatctctctctttttgctATCCACCCTCACCTTTCTCACCAACTTCTAACTGTAACACAGGTCACCACAATCTTGTATATGTCTGtatccatctgaaaaataaaatcacatgtcATATATTGGTAAACAACCAAATGAAGATGGCTAAGACACTAGAATAACAGCAAggttatcaggaaaaaaaatggtctttatcaaaaaaaaatccacaactgCTCTTTTAACTCCCCAAACAGATTACTGTTCTTACTAAAGCAGGTCCATGTCCCTCATATTCCACTTATAGAAGATATACATTATTTGAAGAATCTAGTGAGGACCCAAATCCAGATGTTCTGGGCATCTGTTTGGTATGACTTTACTCAAAAGAAGGCACTAAAAAAACTGAACCTGAATCTGATCAATCTTACTTGTTTACAGGTTACACAGGAGGCATACAAACAAGTTAATGACTTCACGGTGATACAATCAACAAAATCCAGAATATGTGTGGAAACTTTAAAGACAAAACAACtagatttcttaaataatttaagggggaaaagaaaagaaaacttataaATTAAATAGACTTCAATAAATAACAACCAAATGCAATGTATGAACCTTGTGTTGTACCCATTTCAAGCAAACCAACAGTTAAGAGACAAGAGAATTAACAGTCTAGATATTTGATCATATTAAGAAACAGTTCAACTTTTAGGTGTGATAATGGTATTATGgggtttttctaatttttaaagatacatactAAAGTAGTTATGAcgccaggcatagtgactcatgcctataatcccagcactttgggaggctgaagggaggtggatcacttgaggccaggagttcaagaccagtctggccaatatagcgaaaccccatctctaccaaaaatacaaaaattagctgggtatggtggcacatgcctgtaatcccagctactcaggaggctgaggcacaagaatcgcttgaacccaggaggtagaggttacagtgaaccaagatcacaccactgtactccagcctgggcaacagagcaagaccctgtttcaaaaaaaaaaaaaaaagaataaagtagttATGGATGAAATGATAggatgtctgggatttgcttcaaaataattggtgGGGGGGAGAAATAATTGAGGAATAGATGAAATAAGACTGACCATAAACTGAAACTGGGTGATGGATATGGAAAGGTCCATTATACTATTCTCCAGACTTCTGAATATGTTTAGAATTTTCcattgaaaagtttaaaaaaaaacaatcaatcaacaaacaaaacacacacacacacacacacacacacacacacacaaaagagaagGAGCACTGCTGGGTCGCCTGGAGTAATAGAATAAAATTCGTAGTCTAGTTTCTAGCCCCATTTAACTAGACAGTTTCTCTAGAGGTCTACCATAAAGTGGCAATCCATTGACCAAGTCTTGCTCTTCACTCTTATATCATTAGCCTAAGAAAGGACGTTAAGTTGTCTGAGTTTGGTTACTTACCAGATACCTTTTAATGTCCAAGTTTGCTACCCAATTTTAACTTGAgtttaagaaaacttaaaataatttctgaagcTAACAGAATTTTAGCATCTGGTGAATTTATTCAGCATAACCACAGGCATTATCTTCATGCtgtcacacacagacacaaacacagataCAGCACAATATCCATATTTAGCCCAAGTGCATTCCTTCTGAGGCTCATTTATATGTCTTCATATGCCACAGCCCATCATTTAAATAATGGATATTTTCAATGCCAATTCCTTTGTTGACTTTCTCACTGtagaagggaaaaaaacacataaacatacttttatgcatttttataGTCTTGTGATAAATATAATTCAAagtatattgttattttttaattattaagcCACAAGGAAATAACTTATTGCCATCACAATTACATTGTTGTTTATATTAAACTACATTACTCTGTGGCAGCTTATATTAAAAGTGATTTTAGTGATCTAACTAGTGGGTCTATAGAACCAGAGTAACAATGTCACAAGACTAGGGGAATATCAAAGTGCTACATTAACCCTGAAACAAAATTAATACCACTAATTTGGTCATCAAATGGGttctaaagtttttaaatatactgCCTAAGTTTTAGTAATATATCTTTACTAGTTCTCTAAATATTCTACATTTCTTGTACTACCAGGTCAGAATATAAGATAAATACTGTGTGGTGGTGAGatatatcagtttttaaaactaGCAGTaatgaccaggcacagtggctcacacctgtaatcccagcactttgggaagccaaggtgggtggatcacttgaggtcaggagtttgagactgacctggccaacatggtgaaaccccgtctctactaaaaatacaaaaaattagctcagtatgatggcgcacacctgtaatcccaactacttggaaggctgaggcacgagaatcgcttgaacccaggaggcagaggttgcagtgagccgagatcgcgccactacactccagcctgggcaacagagtgagactccatctcaaaaaaatttaaaaaagtaaaaataaaaataaaatgaagacagcaGGGAAAcatcttccctcctcccccagtttaaattatattaaataagatTCCTAAAgtaccacacacacataaaacagcTGTGTTGGTACATGGGTTCTTTTCAGTGCCTAAGAAAGACTACAATCCTGAAGACAAAATAGGTTTCACTGGCTTCCTAAGTGTTaggaaatatcagaaatgaagcTTCTGTGCTTGGATATTTGTGTAATATGGTATACATGACAGCAAATTTCACCTATAATTCTGATGCTTCCTGGGTTGGTTACCCATATATCAAAAGTTAAGGGGGCCTAAAGTAAGACTTACATATCTTCTGCAGACATCTTCATGACTCCAACACATAGAGCATGCtgttttccttctgccatgatagcCTGAAAGAACACAGCTAAGAAAACTGTTTATCAAAATGCCTTGGGGCCTCCCCATCAAGGGAAGGGTGTCAAATAATGATCACGTTACTAGCTAGTTAAGCCACTTGGAACACCTCTTGTGTCTTCCCCTAGACCATTAACTCCTTGAGAGCAGAGACCTAGCAGAGTCTGTGGGTATACTGTACTCAGTAAATGCTAAATGAATAAATCTAATAACCCCTTTTCTTTCAAGTCAAATGTTAATACTATAACCCATGCCCACAAAACCAGAGTAAGTCACAcaaaaaaaggagtaaaatttCTTGCACATAAATACTAAAAGCcatgaaatcaataaatattaattgttcTGATTAATTATTCTGATCACTGAATGctgggggtttttgtttgtttttgaaacggaatctcactctgttgcccaggctggagtgcaatggcgcagtcttggctcactgcaacctctgcctcccaggttcaagcaaatctcctgcctcagcctcccgagtagctaggactacaccacacccggctaatttttgtatttttagtagagacgggatttcactatgttggccaggctggtcttgaactcctgacctcatgatccgcctgccttggcctcccgaagtggtggcattacaggtgtgagccaccatggccagctgtttgtttgggtttttgagacgaagtcttgctctgtcaccctggctagagtgcagtggcatgatctcggctcactgcaacctccacctcctgagttcaagcaattctcctgcctcagcctccttagtagctgggattacaggtgcacaccaccccacccggctaatttttgtatttttagtagagacatggttttgccatgttggccaggcttgtctcaaactcctgacctcacgtgatccgcccacctcggcctcccaaagtgctgggattacaggcgtgagccaccacacccagcctgaatggTGGTTTTATGTAaaggatgttttaaaataatagttaaattCCCAGTCTACCTTTAAGAGCCCGATATAACAGTTTCAACCTTTCTAGAAAAACCAGAGTGGTCTTGATTAACATTTGAAGTTTCTGGAATGTTAAACACTgcagtacatatttttaaaagtcaagattCAGGGTACACAAGACCTCtctgtaccatttttttttttacaactttcTCTAAATCtataattgtttcaaaataaaaattatttttaaaagtaaagactagGTACTaagaaaattttccatttaagGTTAACTCCAGAACTAAAAACTTACCAACACAGAGGAATCATAAATattacaaacaacaacaacaaaaaaaaacccgtCCTCACTTTCCTCCCTTGGTTTTCAATTCATTCAGTGTTCCAAATATGTGAGCATCTATTATGCAAAAAGCATGTCAACATAAACTGTTCCTAGAATATAAACATACAACTTATACTACCCCTTCGCTGTAACTGCCCCAACagagaatatctttttttttttttttcttattcttattcttaaaCACACCCctgcccaggcgtggtggctcacacctgtaatcccagcactttgggaggccaaggcgggtgaatcacctgacctcaggagtttgagaccagcctgaccaacatggtgaaaccctgtctctactaaaaatacaaaaatgagctggccatgatagtgggtgcctgtaatcccagctactcgagaggctatggcaggagaattgcttgaacccaggaggcagaggttgcagtgagacaagatcgcgccactccactccagcttgagcgacagagactccgtcttaaaaaataaaataagataaacacACTCTAAAAGTAATTTCCCTATTCCCACCAAGTACCATTCCTTTTCTATACCTGAGGCAAATGGCTACTTTGGCTATGATAAAGGAGAAGATGTTCTCTTGTCCAGAATAGTCACAAAAATCTATTTAATCCAGAAAATAGCTGAAACAGCATGGCAGAAATGGAAATAATGCAGAATTACTCAGGTATGTCATAAGTTGAATCGATCTTTAAGGACTATCTGGGACTCTGACATTTCTCTTTGAGAAAACGTGCTCTGAGGCCCCCAAACCCaacttttcaaataattaattttcaaaataaaagttggagGTTGCCAATATTTCCCACTATTCACTTCCAACACAAAATTTTTGCTTGGGAAGAGATACCTATACCTGGTGACTAAATTCTTTTCCCTTTTGAAGGGTTTTACTCCAATGTATGTCAGTAAGTCAAAATGAACATTACAGTGGCAAGTTGATATCCAAAAAGCTGATCCAATTATATCATCTATATCCTTTCCCCTAGTAATCAAGAATTCCCTATTGTGTCCTAAGTCTGATAACAGTAGGCCCTGACTGGGCTGAAATGCAGCTGAGACTCTTTTGTAACTTATTCTCATTTAACTTCTAAGAAACGACCTAAGATGAGATAATTTAGTAGCAACAAATAAAATTACTCTACACAACTTCAAATGTAACCAGAAAGGCATGAGATAAGAGTAACAGTAACCTTCAAAAAGTACATCTAATGTTCTCTTGAATGATACACCTTTCGCAGTAATGATAAGAGCacaatgaatacatttttcagCAGTTTTAGCCTGGGAAGGATACAACAATGGTATCTACTGCAGCAGGGTAAAGCTTAGCTCCAGGAGAAGTTAAGCCTGGACACATGATATTTGCTCCACTGAGTACAAATTTGATGGCTCCTTTATCAACCTGCTGGTGTGGCAGGATAAAAGGatctataagaaaagaaatacaatatattaataataacactAATGACTCAACAGAAAaaggcaaaggatctgaacaaaTATATCCCCAAATTATAGTAATCTAACAGATACAAAAGAAAACTCTGAAACACTATCATTTGTTTACCAAATTggtaatcttttttgtttgtttgtttttttttttgtttttttttttttttttgaggcagggtcttgctctgccatccaAGCTGGAATGCATTGGAGCAATCATATATCACAataaccttgaactcttgagctcatgcaatcttcccacctcagcctcccaagtattctCCAAAAACCATAGTTTCAAAACTTATACTACCCCTTCCTCCAAAAACTATGGTTTTTGGAGACTATTTAATATGCTGTGGGAAATTTTCATgatataatgttaagtgaaaaatgcaaagtaaaaaaactattaaaaagatcagtggttacctGGGGTTGGGGAAGTAGGGGGAGgaaggatgaataggtggagcacaaAGAATGTTAGGGcagtaaaactattctgtatgatacttaACAGTAGATACTTGACATTACGTATTTGGGAAAGCCCATAAAAGTGTAGAATACAAAGagtaaaccctaatgtaaactaagGACTtgtgttaataataatgtatcaatactgGTTCATCAATTGTTACAAATGTATCATTCCAACACAAGATGTTATTCATAGGGGAATCTGAACTGGGGAGAGGGAACTCTGTTCTTTCTCCTtactttttctgtaaacctaaaactgctctaaaaaataaaagcctgttaatttaaaaaaaaaaaaaaaaaactacaagggGATGACGAGAAGTTGGTTaaggggtacaaaaatacagGTCGATAAGTTCTAGTATTCGAGAGTACAGtaaggaaattatatttaataatgatttactgtatatttcaaaatagctagaagaattgTAGTCTTCTCAACACAAAGATAAACGTTTGAAGTGATAGataccctaatttgatcattacacactctATAAAGGtatcaaatatcacatgtacccctaaaatatgtacaactattataaatatatataggtGGGGGGGATACAGGCACCACAACAGCAGACAATGTACAgctattatatatcaatttttaaaaactatgtaacAGAGagcccaatttaaaaaaaaaatacgcaTTTACACACATCACAGGAAATAACTGGATGGAAGAACATTTAGTCAATGCTTTCTCATATATTGACTTTTCTCTATTAGGCTAatagatacaaatataaaaaatgaaaatgctcaCAATGCTTATCACAGTTTGTAAATACATATTTGTGTAATTATCTAATTGCTGTTTATTCTCCAAACTAGACTATTAGTTTCTTAAGGACAGAGACAATGTCTTTGCTTCCCATTGTATTCTCAGCACCTAGCtgagtgcctagcacatagtaagttcAATAAAGATttgtgtttgtttggttttttgccttttttttgagacgaagtctcgctcttgtcccccaggctagagtgcaatggcgtgatctcggctcactgcaacctccgcctcctacaagcgattttcctgcctcagcctctcgagtggctgggattacaggtacctgccaccaagcccggctaatttttgtatttttagtagagacgggtttcaccatgttggccaggctggtctcgaactcctgacctcaggtgatccgcctgccttggcctcccaaagtgctgggattacaggcatgagccaccgtgcctggcaataaatatttgttgaatgaatgaataaatgatcttTCTTGGGCTTTCTGGAATGCATgagagaatttgcatttttcagaTTTACCACAAGATGGgcattctttttagtttttcattcattattaCCTAGTACTAATAAATAATGAGTTAATTATCAGAAGTCACTTTAAACTTTTTGTGTCTTTCAGTATCCCCAAatgcatatttgtttttctccccCAGCAGTATCTCATCTGattaaatgcatatttcttaCAAGACTTTACATTTGAATATTGCAATAAgagtaaaatttcaaaaaataaaaataaaaaaccttacATTTGTGAAGTAATCTTAGGGTTGGATAAAAAGGCCCTTCTCTTTGTCTAAAAAAGAGTAATTCTCCATTTACTGTAAGAATTTCTATATGTTCATGGCTGTAAGACAAATGTCACAAAGTACcaagttaaatattttctttcaaaaattcaCAACATA encodes:
- the LOC105468417 gene encoding malignant T-cell-amplified sequence 1 isoform X1, with product MGKGRFDEKENVSNCIQLKTSVIKGIKNQLIEQFPGIEPWLNQIMPKKDPVKIVRCHEHIEILTVNGELLFFRQREGPFYPTLRLLHKYPFILPHQQVDKGAIKFVLSGANIMCPGLTSPGAKLYPAAVDTIVAIMAEGKQHALCVGVMKMSAEDIEKVNKGIGIENIHYLNDGLWHMKTYK
- the LOC105468417 gene encoding malignant T-cell-amplified sequence 1 isoform X2 — protein: MFKKFDEKENVSNCIQLKTSVIKGIKNQLIEQFPGIEPWLNQIMPKKDPVKIVRCHEHIEILTVNGELLFFRQREGPFYPTLRLLHKYPFILPHQQVDKGAIKFVLSGANIMCPGLTSPGAKLYPAAVDTIVAIMAEGKQHALCVGVMKMSAEDIEKVNKGIGIENIHYLNDGLWHMKTYK